From a region of the Sminthopsis crassicaudata isolate SCR6 chromosome 6, ASM4859323v1, whole genome shotgun sequence genome:
- the LOC141547384 gene encoding vomeronasal type-1 receptor 1-like, whose amino-acid sequence MLTLDDILGIAYLQLTGIGFLGNLTLLILNSFTFLTAHTVRPKNVIIIQLAFSNAMVLLFGGIPTITRLWKVKCVLDRTGIKIITYMQRLSRGLSLNSTCLSNVFQAITISPNKSMWAQLKIKAPKTIIRCIVLCWIFHLIFHMDIFLRHDIPKNSTVSKDGCRTGYRALDVYNNNHIKFQIITFVHDAFFAGLMTASSVHMVLILYRHRRNLNHIHSKSTSTKISPEMRATKAILLLVATFVLFNTFSPICIICMLYFKSINVWMTHTSALLALCYPTVSPFILVSINKQVPNSCAC is encoded by the coding sequence ATGCTGACCTTGGATGACATTCTGGGGATAGCCTACCTACAACTAACCGGAATTGGATTCCTGGGGAACTTAACTCTCCTCATCCTAAACAGCTTTACTTTCCTGACTGCTCATACAGTAAGACCCAAAAATGTAATTATCATCCAGTTAGCCTTTTCCAATGCCATGGTACTTCTCTTTGGGGGAATACCTACCATAACAAGGCTTTGGAAGGTAAAATGTGTCCTGGACAGGACTGGGATTAAAATCATTACATATATGCAGAGGCTAAGCCGGGGTCTCTCCTTAAACAGCACCTGCCTCTCGAATGTCTTCCAGGCCATTACTATTAGTCCCAACAAATCCATGTGGGCACAGCTGAAAATTAAAGCACCAAAGACCATCATTAGATGCATTGTTCTATGCTGGATCTTCCATCTGATATTCCATATGGATATATTTCTACGCCATGATATTCCAAAGAACAGTACAGTCAGTAAAGATGGATGCAGGACTGGGTATAGAGCTCTAGACgtgtataataataatcatataaaatttcaaattataacATTTGTCCATGATGCTTTCTTTGCAGGTCTCATGACTGCTTCTAGTGTCCATATGGTCTTAATCCTATATAGACACAGGAGAAATCTTAATCACATACATAGTAAGAGCACCTCCACAAAAATATCCCCTGAAATGAGGGCAACCAAAGCTATCCTGCTCCTAGTGGCCacctttgttttgtttaatacaTTCAGTCCCATTTGTATAATCTGTATGTTGTATTTTAAATCCATAAATGTGTGGATGACACATACCTCAGCGCTACTCGCTCTTTGTTATCCAACAGTTAGCCCATTTATACTGGTCAGCATTAATAAGCAGGTCCCCAATTCTTGTGCTTGTTAA